In Glycine max cultivar Williams 82 chromosome 15, Glycine_max_v4.0, whole genome shotgun sequence, the DNA window accaaattatgtaattttttaaactaaaaaataaacgtttatcaaattattttttattaatatttgatatcaaacataaaaaaaatatttaattttatcaattttattaaagaaagaatattttacaaataattttattaaataagatatacataattaaaatttatttacatttaaattcaaaaattaagaGAGTTCTGTTTTTTATATTCGAGGAtgaagtatatttttttcttcacatgATTGTATTTTCATGATATCTTTTACTTTGTCTcgcaaaataattgttttatttcaCATCCTTTTTCTGCAAAAATATtactacaaaaatataatttttccacCACAATTTTTAGAGAAGTGGATTTCCTCTTGTTATTAGGCAAGCAAGGTCcagaagttaaaaataaaataaaaaaacacaaaatcacTTGTGGCCGCCCCCAAACAAAGCACTAATTCAccgaaaaaatataaataaaacaaaattaaacgcAGCCATGAATGACCCATGAGCCACACCAATCAATTTGCAAACATATTCACAATCACGCCAACATAGCAACAACATCACCCACGAGCACAACAACACGCAGCACATGTACCTGAATCATCATCGACAACAACTCCTCGATGTCCATTTCGGTTCATTACTGCATTCGCCTTTTCAACAATTCCCCTTTCGGGGTAAAAGACGACACACCCCAGAGGCCAAAACATAACAAAGAAGCAAgcaaataactaaaatatctcAGTCCTGAAACAAGAATTAACAAAAACAACTACAAAGGAACGACAATTAGCATGGGAGTCTTGGTTGTTCTTCAAGCGAGTGTAGGATTCTCTGCAGGAGAAGTCCTCCACACGATATCTTTAAGAGCTGGACGAAGCTCCTTGCTACAGAACTGGTTATACTCCAAGGTGTCACCGTTGTCCTTCTTAACCTCCACCACCAAAAACGACGGCGTCACGGCGTACAAGTCCGCAGCAATAGCGAGTTTACCTTTTCGCCCTTTTTCTTGACCCTGCAACCTCACCTTAGTCTCGCTCTTCTTCACGTCGAACTTCACCGCCTTCGCCAAATCTTCCAATCTCGAAATCACGCTGCTCGCGGGGCGCGTGGTCGCAAACCGTAactctttctcttctctcttcttttcctcGAACAACGGCGACAAATCGAACCCCTCCGAGAGCGAAATGATGTGAAAAGCATTCATCGTAGTAGAAACCTCCTGCTCATGCTGTTTAATCTTCTCCTCCAGATCCaattcctctcttttctttcccATCAAGTTCTTCGGCACGGGTTTCTTGAACCACGACGAGTCCATGATTTTTGAAATTGTGATTCGCGTGTTCGGGTTGGGGTCGAGGAGCTTGGTGATGAGCCTCCGCGCCTCGGAGGAGAACCACGGCGGACACTTGAAGTCACCGCGGTAAATTTTCTTGTACAAGGCCACCAGGTTGTCATCCTGGAAGGGTAAAAAACCAGCAAGAAGTACGTAGAGGATTACGCCACAAGACCAAATATCGGCCTTGGCGCCGTCGTAGCCTCTTTTCCCAATCACCTCGGGCGCGACATAGGCCGGCGTGCCGCACGTAGTGTGCAGCAGGCCGTCGTGCCGGAGGTGCTCGGAGAAAGTGCTGAGGCCGAAGTCGGTGACCTTGAGGTTGCCGTCGTCGTCGAGGAGAAGGTTCTCTGGCTTGAGGTCACGGTGGTAGACGCCGCGGCTGTGGCAGAAGTCCACAGCAGAGATGAGTTGTTGGAAGTAAAGTCTGGCCATCTCCTCCCGGAGACGGCCTCTGGCGATCTTGTTGAAGAGCTCGCCGCCGCGGACGAGCTCCATGGCGATGTAGATCTTGGACTTGCTCGCCATGACCTCGTGAAGCTGCACGATGTTTGGGTGCTTCACCATGTTCATGGCTGAGATCTCTCTCTTGATCTGCTCCATCATGCCTACCTTCACCACCTTCTCTTTGCCCACCACCTTCATCGCCACGCTCTTTCCCGTCTTCAGGTGGCGCGCGTGGTACACCTTCGCGAAGGTTCCGTGGCCTAACAGCCGGCCCAGCTCGTACTTCCCGTGAAGCAGTGTCGTGTTAATCGCGTCGCCGCCAACGTTGCTCTTCTCACCCATCTTAAAAGTAAAACaaacgaaaaaaagaaaaaaaaacactctactactttctaattgtttttttttactactacTAGCAGTAGTGCTAAGAATTACAATTTAgaaattgagattttcttcacagatttGAGTTGGGGATTGAAAAGAGAAGTGGTGGATGGAATTTTGTGTTTGGTTCACCCGTCTTCGACGTGCTTCCGGTGGCAATTTCTGCCGCCGATTCTGCGTTTGGCTTCGCCGCTTAACTCAGTTCTCTTCAACCGAAAGCCTCTCATCTCTATTCATTCCCTGGTCCAGCCTGGACCAAACAAAAACAACACTCGCTGTTGGTTTTTCGTAATTATTGAATAGCACTAAGTGCTTTGTTCTCTCTCTCCTTTCCTCTCTGGTTCGATGCACTCAGCCTCTTATTTATAGCCGCTTTTGATATAACACCGAAATTACGGTTTTGGCCCTGGGATGAAATGAACTTGGACACGTGGCGTGATGACGAAGGGATCGGGGGTTTGAACGGGAATGTTGGGATGGTGGCACGTGTCCGTGTTGGTTTCCTGTTTGTGAGGAGCACCGTGGAAATGGTAAAAAGGGCTGTTGTTGGTGTAGGGTTGGGTTGCTGGTTAGTTCTTGAATGagtgtaagaattttatggttttttgTGGCAACAAAAACAAAGATGTGAATGTGACACTGGTCCCCGCATGACAGCGATAACACCTACGAACCCATactctttattattattcaatcatcCTACTAATACTACTGATTGAGCTAGATAATGTTTAGTACTTCTAGCTCAAGAtgcttgtaatcaattataaaGAAGGTTATTACTTAATATTAAACGAATTGCAACTTCCattttttatgacaattttttctatttataattaaaaaaatgtttatcattttaaaaatttaatatcatattaattattgtatttttttaattatattaatttaaaatattctacctgtttaaataaattttaattaacaataaagaaaatatgttaaaaagaatataataaaacatgtaTTATTAGCAATTTTCATGTTATAAGGGTATATATCAATAAGGAgcgtattaaatgaaaaaattgtttctaataaaaaaaagagaggagtGCATCTGAACTATATAagaaaagttatttaattatgacaTGATTTACCATcttaaaaaacatgattttatgAATTAATCTTCATCATCCTTATATATGTATGTTCTAGATTTCCTCTTTTTATCCTCTCGTATATTCCGCCTAAAAAACTATTAAAGTTGTTATAAACATCAAATTACTTATGAAATGGCTATAAAAGTTTCGTAACAATTATTTGACGGTTCCATGGTCTtcacataatttatttcaatcgtatgaaaaaaaaaaaaaaactgatgctAGTACATTACATGTTTGTTAGTATCCTCTGATCCTCATGCTTTATCTCATGTTTGAAGGAATAGGGATAGCAATCTCCAACTTTCTTTCACATAAGGCGAACACATCTTCTTAGCACACGAGGTCCCACTGATCTGATAAAGGCCGATTATATAACCAAgagttatataataaatattaaatataaatgcaagagttttataaaaaaaagttattagatttataatgtttttgaaaaagtttaataaattttgtttgaaaatcaTATTAGGATTATTCTTGGTTTCCcactgtaccaaaaaaaaaaattaggattcttcaatcataattattctttttgaaaaataacttcttgtttttctcccatgAATATAGGAATCTCCTCCAAATGAGTggaaaaattctaataaaataatattaatgctCTGTTTATTTCCCTTTTAAATCAGAGTTATCCTCCATCGAAGCTAATGTTGTTCGAGCCTTGTTGGATTACTATGGGTCATaagttttttcttcaaatatttaatataattacatacTTAAAACTCAAACTTAAGACATTTGGTTAAACTGAATAATCTTTTGTTGTTTGAAACTTAAGACATTTAGTTAAACtgaaataaatttcttttacattaaGCATATAGGTATTGCTAATACAACTATTGACAAACTTAATGTTGTTTAAAGACGGTTAAGTTATTGTTCAACACtctcaattaaaaatgattttaaaacccTTATCACATAGTTGGCTTATGCTCAACAAGTTATGTTTTGCCCATCAACATATAAGACATTCTCTATGGAAATAGTTAAGAATTGTTGATATTACCTACACCGAGAATCCTCCCTTTGTttttgtcaccatatgttacaaaTCCTCCTTCCTTACCCTACATGAACTTTGACTTGTCACCAGTCATATGCCTTGAGCAATCGTTATCAAGATACCATAGTTGTTTATCCGCTGCTAGGCACACCTACAAACATATTTAGAAGGTAGACTTAGGTACCCAAGTTGCGTTGAGTCCTTTTTGGTTAATTCCCTTGGGAATCCACTTATATTTCCCACTTGGAACTCCATACCTTTTTATCATGCACCTAAAAGAAGAATGTCCCTTATTCATACAATAATGACATATCGTGAAGGGTGAGCTAGAAGCTTGTGTAAAGTTAAAGAAATTTATGTAAGCTTTCTACTTATTGTTGTGTGTATAACCCAAACCAGCCTTTTCGGTAACACATTTTTGTTGTGCAAGTAATGCTTCCAAGTTGTCTCTCCCCATAGAGAACTTGGATAAAGTTTTAGCAAGTATTCAACCTTTACTTCTAAAACTTTACATCCTTCACAAGGATAGATGACATTAGTTGTATTAGTGCAATTACAAGAAGagttgttcttttcttttactaaaatatcattttttgctttttcttctGACAACTTTTTTGGACTTTTCCACTGGTTTATCCACATGCCACCTCAGTTTACCTTTTAGAAGATTATTTgcaacgactaacttttgtgctTCTTGATGCATTTCATTGAAAACATCTAGTAGCTAATCATAGTTATCACCATCTTCCGAATAAAAAATGGTTACCTCACtttcaacttcatttttttccatcaAGCACAAATTTGCTTCATCCTCTTCATTATTATCACTAGAAGTTGTTGATTCATCACCATCCCAAGTGCCTTTTTGAATGAATCCTTATTCTTCTTGTCTCCTTGTTGCTTTTTTTGGTAGACAGGGCAGCCTACCTTAATATGATTTGTCTTTCCACACTAGAAGCAAGTGTATCCGTTGGAGGAAGATAGTTCTCCTTTCTTATGATTCTTCTTAGGTTGAAAGGTTCTGTTTCCAtagttcttctttttcttaaggaatttgttgaacttTCTCACAAGCAAGTTCCAATTTTCAGCATCCGAACTTTCTGCATTGTCATCCTCACTTTTGTCACTTGATGGAATGCTAGTCTTCAATGCTAAACCTCTGTGCTTTTTATCTATAGTTTCTTCTTCAACCATTCTCATCAATTCCATTTCATATTGTCTCAACTTCCCAAACAATTCATCACGTGTCATGGTGGCAAGGTcttttgatttagaaattgtTGTTACCTTTGGCTACCATGTCCTATTAAGGGGTTTCATCACCTTGACATTgatctcttcttcttcaaaaaTCTTGCCAAGACCCTTGAGATGGTTTACAATATGTGTAAATATTTTCTCCACATCCCCTGTAGTTTCCCCTTGCTTCATCCTAAAGGTTTTGTATTCTTGGATAAGCAAATTCTTCTGAGCTCTCCTTACTTCCAATGTTCCTTCATGCGTGACTTGGATTAAATCCCACATCTCTTTCGTAGTTGTGCACACGAACAACCTGCAAAACTCACAAGAGTTTAATGAGAAATGCATAATGTTCACTGCCTTGGAATCATATTCACCTTTTTTAAATCTCTTCTTGTGACCAAGAATTGTAAGGTTTCTCTATAATCTTGTTATCAACTACATGGGTTGGAATGGTATATCCATTAACCACTGCGCTCCAAATGCCTCTATTAACAAAGTCCATGAAGATTTTCATCCAAACCATCCAAAAAGGGTAATTCGTGCCACAAAACAATGATAGTTTGTTAATGGATGCACATGGAAAATGATTCCCAGCCATAATCTGAAACTTTTGACAAATTCTTGATTAACTTTCAAGACCCAAACTCTAATACCAATTGTTGGATTAAGCCGAGAATATAGAAGAAAGGTTGAATagattctttcaaaatcttTACTAAATCATTCTTAACACTAATTAAAAACAACCTTTTAAAGCAATCAAAGTTTCCTCAAAAGATCtttggaaaacaaaaaacttttaTGATGACCCTTTGAAATCGATTCCCCAAgatgattacaaaacacaaagcAATATAGAATAAAAGAATCACACAAGAGTTTATACTGGTTCCATCCAATCTGGACCTACGTCTAGTTTGTTCTAAGTCCTTTTAGAACATCATTTATATAGATAACACTAATACAATCACTATGCACACACAATTCTCTaatagaaaacaattttttctcttgaaccctacaagaaaagatccagAATTGAAACCCCATCAATTCTTTAACATCCCTGGTAACTCTAACCAAGAACAACACtctaaaaagattaaaagataaggAGCAAAATCACCTAAAATGTGTAACTCTTCAATCTTCAATATTTCTTTACAAGTTGATCAATACATGATTGTAAATAAGTGTTTCTTTGATCAACTTCAATCTTCAAACGTATTGCAATGTTATTCTTCTTTAAGACTCTCTTGAAATGTTTTTCACAAATTCTGAATGAATCAAAAGTTTGTTACATAGgggtatttataaattttgacaaTTAAAACAGATCTAATCGATTATAAAAACTAGTAATCattaatttgtgaaaatcccCTTTGTTATGCAATTCAAGAAATTtgttaatcgattatcagaaagGTAATCAATTAATTCGTTTTAATCTGAGTATTTTAGTTTCTTCTGTATTGCTTGGATAATCGATTATCAAGTGTGACAATCAATTATAGATTCAAACAAAGAGCTTCTCTATATTTCTAGAAGTTGGATAATAGATTATCAAATGAGGTAATTGATTGTCCTAAGCTGCAAAACCTTCCTTCTTTTGAAATTGGCTTgggcaatcgattaccaaatgggGTAATCGATTAAGCTGGCCAAATTTCAAGTAGGAATTCTTAAGGAACTTAGAGAcaaagaaatgttcatctaCTTCATAAATAATCAAACACTAAGcatgtaaaagataaaaaaaactaaagcacACAGTCTAAAAACAATCAATATAAATGCCTCATCTATCAAAATATGTTAGGCATTGTAAAATTATCAAACCAAAAACTAGACTAGGGGCTTCATGCACATCAAGCTTTGTTCTAACTTTTCTTCTCCTCTGGTTATAGGTTTCCCCTTATTTATACAAACCTTTGTGGGCCTTGGACCATGGGCCTTCGAGCAAGAACTACCATCTAAgtagttctttcttaaatgGGGATTAAGTGGCCTCAACCTcccttttttcttaatcaagtcatttttctttatgatgGATCTAATTGCTTGTTTGTGGGGCGTCGGTTGGGGTTTTCTCGTGTCGGATAGGCATTTGGTGGGGCTGACTAAGGGGTTATCTATCCTACCGAATACTTAtttggtatatatataaaagaaagttTTATTCTATGGGATGATATCACATGATCCCATATTCATTTCCTccaaataattcaattaatgtAGATTTTATGTTTATTCTATTTCCAATAGAATCTTAAATAATGTAAATCATGAGCAAATTAAATTGGTCTCCCCTTATGTTTAGGACTTATTACACTCACACCCTCTCGTTGTTGGACCTTTACACAAACCTCCTCTAATTTTTGTGATTCCCTTACGGGAGAACCTATACATAGTAATGGTGTTTCTTTTATTAACCCAAATCCATCAAATGTTGTGCACATACttgtttaatgaatttttaGGACAAAAGTACCATTGTCTTCCTCATTGCAGCATGAACAACAATGGCATAGCTACCATAGAAACAACAACATTACTCTTCAAATTTGTAGCAAGGTTGCACGAACGATGTTCTAGGATTCAAACTTTTTACCAAAccccttttttaaattttacttgtcATATTCATACCAATATTACTCATAAGATTCAtaccaacaacaaaaacaatattacTCATCAGATTCATACAAAGATTGCACAatggaaaaaaatcaaatttttcaacaataataccttaaaaaacaaaaaaaaaatagagaagaaaaaaaaatcaaaactttctctttggGCCACTTC includes these proteins:
- the LOC547644 gene encoding SOS2-like protein kinase yields the protein MGEKSNVGGDAINTTLLHGKYELGRLLGHGTFAKVYHARHLKTGKSVAMKVVGKEKVVKVGMMEQIKREISAMNMVKHPNIVQLHEVMASKSKIYIAMELVRGGELFNKIARGRLREEMARLYFQQLISAVDFCHSRGVYHRDLKPENLLLDDDGNLKVTDFGLSTFSEHLRHDGLLHTTCGTPAYVAPEVIGKRGYDGAKADIWSCGVILYVLLAGFLPFQDDNLVALYKKIYRGDFKCPPWFSSEARRLITKLLDPNPNTRITISKIMDSSWFKKPVPKNLMGKKREELDLEEKIKQHEQEVSTTMNAFHIISLSEGFDLSPLFEEKKREEKELRFATTRPASSVISRLEDLAKAVKFDVKKSETKVRLQGQEKGRKGKLAIAADLYAVTPSFLVVEVKKDNGDTLEYNQFCSKELRPALKDIVWRTSPAENPTLA